Proteins encoded within one genomic window of Leptolyngbya sp. FACHB-261:
- the pdxA gene encoding 4-hydroxythreonine-4-phosphate dehydrogenase PdxA, whose translation MLSTSHLPKLALTLGDPAGIGPEVVLKALAHLPSNCRLTVVGERHVLEQAYTQLRRQTETPLAEPDAIELLELDTGTQITPGSGNAQSGRASFDYLKEAILRTMAGEFDGVVTAPIAKSAWKAAGHHYPGQTELLAQLSGAERFGMLFVARSPHTGWLLRTLLVTTHIPLAQVPSTLNPDLIHRKLDLLWHCLQTDFGLSQAQIAVAGLNPHSGEDGQLGSEERDWLRSALTDWQAQNPAVNLSGPVPPDTLWVKPGQAWFQPGCSAHDAYLALYHDQGLIPVKLMAFDRAVNTTIGLPFVRTSPDHGTAFDIVGRGIADPTSLLEAIALAASLTALRQRSLV comes from the coding sequence ATGCTGTCAACGTCTCATCTACCCAAGTTGGCACTGACCTTAGGAGATCCTGCCGGTATTGGACCGGAGGTCGTGCTCAAAGCCTTAGCCCATCTGCCTAGTAATTGCCGCTTGACCGTGGTGGGTGAGCGTCACGTGCTGGAGCAGGCTTACACTCAACTGCGGCGGCAGACTGAAACGCCGTTGGCTGAGCCTGATGCTATCGAGTTGCTGGAACTGGACACTGGAACTCAAATCACACCCGGCTCGGGCAATGCCCAGAGTGGCAGAGCCAGCTTCGACTATTTAAAAGAAGCTATTTTGCGCACCATGGCCGGAGAGTTCGATGGTGTGGTCACAGCTCCCATTGCCAAGTCTGCCTGGAAAGCAGCAGGCCACCACTATCCAGGCCAGACTGAGTTGCTGGCCCAGCTCAGCGGTGCTGAGCGCTTTGGCATGCTGTTTGTGGCTCGCTCACCCCATACCGGTTGGCTACTGCGCACCCTGCTGGTAACCACGCACATTCCCCTCGCCCAAGTGCCCAGTACCCTAAACCCTGACCTGATCCACCGTAAGCTCGACTTGTTGTGGCATTGTTTGCAAACCGATTTCGGTTTGAGTCAGGCTCAAATTGCGGTCGCTGGCCTCAATCCCCACAGCGGTGAGGACGGGCAACTCGGCAGCGAGGAGCGCGACTGGTTGCGCAGTGCTCTGACCGATTGGCAAGCCCAAAATCCGGCTGTCAACCTCAGCGGTCCAGTCCCGCCAGATACCCTTTGGGTCAAACCCGGTCAGGCTTGGTTCCAGCCGGGTTGCAGTGCTCACGACGCCTACCTAGCGCTCTACCATGACCAAGGTCTGATTCCGGTCAAGCTCATGGCCTTTGACCGAGCTGTCAACACAACCATCGGTTTGCCCTTTGTGCGCACCTCTCCAGACCACGGCACCGCTTTTGATATTGTCGGACGCGGCATTGCTGATCCAACCAGTCTTCTGGAGGCTATTGCTCTTGCTGCCAGCTTGACAGCACTGCGACAGAGGTCTCTGGTC
- the ntrB gene encoding nitrate ABC transporter permease: MTFQLNLAVFAVAGQAAWKRAKPIVLRDVVVLPALGFLGVILLWWFISTFNAELMPTPAQALVANLDYILNPFYRRGPGDLGIGWLLLASLRRVLLGFLLGAVVAIPLGFLVGMSRPAMLILNPLIQIFKPVSPLAWLPIALAIFNLADPSAIFVIFITSLWPTIINTALGVSSVSKDYIDVARVLEMPRWRRITKIIWPASLPYIFTGLRISLGIAWLVIVAVEMLTGGIGIGFFVWDEWSRLNLSSVFLAILVIGVTGLILDYAVGKLQELVTHRPVRQSNF, translated from the coding sequence ATGACATTTCAACTGAATCTTGCTGTGTTTGCCGTAGCTGGGCAAGCGGCTTGGAAGCGGGCTAAACCCATCGTGCTTCGCGATGTTGTTGTGCTACCGGCACTGGGATTTCTGGGCGTTATTCTGCTGTGGTGGTTTATCTCGACCTTTAATGCAGAGTTGATGCCGACCCCAGCTCAAGCTCTGGTCGCCAATTTAGATTACATTTTGAACCCATTTTATCGGCGGGGACCGGGAGACTTAGGCATCGGTTGGCTATTGCTAGCCAGTCTTCGCCGCGTTCTATTAGGTTTCTTATTAGGTGCGGTCGTTGCTATTCCTTTAGGTTTTCTTGTTGGCATGTCTAGACCGGCCATGCTGATCCTCAACCCCCTCATTCAAATTTTTAAGCCGGTCTCACCGCTGGCTTGGCTGCCGATTGCTTTAGCAATTTTCAATCTGGCTGATCCCTCAGCTATTTTTGTAATTTTCATTACCTCATTGTGGCCAACGATTATTAATACAGCCTTGGGAGTTTCGAGCGTCTCCAAAGACTACATTGATGTGGCCCGAGTTCTAGAAATGCCTCGTTGGCGGCGCATTACCAAGATTATTTGGCCAGCTAGTTTGCCCTATATTTTCACGGGTTTACGGATTAGCTTAGGTATTGCCTGGCTCGTAATTGTCGCCGTAGAAATGCTAACGGGTGGTATTGGTATTGGTTTCTTTGTCTGGGATGAATGGAGCCGTCTTAACCTAAGTTCTGTGTTTCTAGCCATTCTGGTGATTGGTGTGACGGGGTTAATTCTGGACTACGCAGTTGGCAAACTTCAAGAATTAGTCACCCACCGTCCTGTGCGTCAGAGCAATTTCTAG
- a CDS encoding YqaE/Pmp3 family membrane protein, with protein MNILRIIFAILLPPLGVFLTTGVSSALLVNILLTLLGYVPGIIHAVWIIAKQNEAYGDRA; from the coding sequence ATGAATATTTTGAGAATCATCTTTGCTATCTTGTTGCCGCCCCTCGGCGTGTTTCTAACCACGGGTGTTAGCAGCGCGTTGCTAGTCAACATCTTGCTCACCCTACTAGGTTATGTGCCCGGCATTATTCATGCTGTGTGGATTATTGCCAAGCAAAACGAAGCTTATGGAGACCGGGCCTAG
- a CDS encoding ABC transporter substrate-binding protein → MSDTHWSRRDFLLGMGASAAGTALSSCAINANRAPQGLSAEASEIKAVVDPSTLEKPNLTIGYVPVNDCAPFAIAWQKGFFRKYGLNVKLSREASWATSRDGIIFGRLDASPVVSGAVTNARIGAEGARHAPLCAAMTLHRHGNAMTMNRAMWEAGLRPWYEYNGDLEAFGRDFRAYFQSQPPERKVWAVVLSSAIYEYFVRYLSAAAGVDPMREFRIIIVPPPQMVTNVRIGAMQAYMVAEPWNTRAITGNLGVGFTFAQGKEIWLGHPDRLLGVMESFIEQNPKTYRSLVKAMIEACQYCSKPENREEVALLITERSYTGAKPKQGPADKFTRPAIVGDYNYGGFDGKDRTVKAEDTTIFFDIPDNIPKQPHEHSTFLWRSRSIWLMTQAARWGQIKEFPKNAEELAAKGWRADLYREIALELGIESPKEDYKVEAPEVFIDKKGFDPSDPVGYLNSFEIRANRPSRFYLS, encoded by the coding sequence ATGAGTGACACACACTGGAGCCGTCGCGACTTCTTGCTTGGAATGGGTGCTTCTGCGGCGGGTACGGCTCTATCCTCCTGCGCCATCAATGCCAACCGTGCCCCTCAGGGTTTATCTGCTGAGGCTTCGGAGATTAAAGCCGTTGTTGATCCCAGCACTCTAGAAAAACCGAATCTCACGATCGGTTATGTGCCGGTCAACGACTGTGCACCCTTTGCGATTGCTTGGCAGAAAGGTTTCTTTCGCAAGTACGGTCTGAACGTCAAACTCAGCCGGGAGGCAAGTTGGGCCACCTCGCGTGATGGGATTATTTTCGGCCGTCTTGATGCTTCACCAGTCGTATCTGGAGCCGTAACCAACGCCCGCATCGGTGCTGAAGGCGCACGCCATGCCCCTTTGTGCGCCGCTATGACGCTTCACCGGCATGGTAATGCCATGACCATGAACCGGGCAATGTGGGAAGCGGGGCTGCGTCCTTGGTACGAATACAACGGCGACTTAGAAGCCTTCGGACGAGACTTCAGAGCCTACTTTCAGAGCCAACCCCCAGAACGTAAAGTCTGGGCCGTGGTGTTAAGTTCAGCGATCTACGAATATTTCGTTCGCTATCTATCAGCAGCAGCCGGAGTTGATCCCATGAGGGAATTCCGGATCATCATCGTTCCACCGCCGCAGATGGTGACAAATGTGCGCATCGGCGCCATGCAGGCCTACATGGTGGCTGAGCCCTGGAATACCCGCGCGATCACCGGCAACCTAGGGGTCGGCTTCACCTTTGCCCAGGGCAAAGAAATTTGGTTGGGACACCCTGACCGACTGCTGGGGGTGATGGAATCCTTCATTGAGCAAAACCCCAAAACCTATCGCTCCCTGGTCAAAGCGATGATCGAGGCTTGCCAGTATTGCAGCAAGCCAGAGAACCGCGAAGAAGTGGCACTGCTGATCACTGAGCGCTCCTATACAGGCGCAAAACCCAAACAAGGTCCAGCAGACAAATTTACCCGACCGGCAATTGTTGGTGACTATAACTACGGTGGATTTGATGGCAAAGACCGTACAGTCAAGGCAGAAGATACTACCATTTTCTTTGATATTCCTGACAATATTCCCAAACAACCTCACGAGCACTCGACCTTTTTGTGGCGCTCCCGCAGCATATGGTTAATGACTCAGGCAGCCCGTTGGGGACAAATTAAGGAATTTCCCAAAAATGCAGAAGAATTAGCAGCTAAGGGGTGGAGAGCTGACCTTTATCGCGAGATTGCTTTGGAGTTAGGCATCGAGAGCCCCAAGGAGGATTACAAAGTTGAAGCTCCAGAAGTATTTATAGATAAAAAAGGTTTTGATCCCAGCGACCCGGTTGGCTATCTCAACAGCTTTGAGATTCGAGCCAATCGTCCCAGTCGCTTTTATTTGTCTTAG
- a CDS encoding AarF/ABC1/UbiB kinase family protein — protein MAISPTVVDSRRSAVRPTDPEVVLNEVVLQRLTQQERVLATGELALESYDPQLVALHYSRQPWTVLRRCVAALWPILTLAFSLWWDKRTGAELRNERRRAIQLRELLTRLGPAYIKIGQALSTRPDLVTSTYLEELAQLQDQLPPFANALAFQFIREELGGSPQDIYAEISADPIAAASLGQVYKGKLKTGEVVAIKVQRPDLAGQITLDMYILRGLAGWIQRRFSFIKSDLQSILDEFAYRIFEEMDYEHEGANAERFSQLYGHIEGIYVPKIYWQYTARRVLTMEWIDGVKLTQLDTIRSKGLDPREIIGVGVQCSLQQLLEHGFFHADPHPGNLFAMNDGKLAYLDFGMMSEVKPEQRYNLIEAIVHIVNRDFEELAQDYVKLDFLTPDVDLRPIVPALASVFSQALGASVSELNIKSITDELSQMMYDYPFRVPAYYALIIRSLVTLEGIAINVDPDFKVLNEAYPYVAKRLLSDPAPQLRSALRDVLFKDGSFRWNRLENLLRNATKGSKDYDLSKAVDQALDFLMSERGEFIRERLIDEIVKGIDPVYVIQGTPNPASEHLQRIWAILQQNGNFDPLKVLPVAGQILFKPETQQLGRRVVSRLAQRTLARLIREFLLREETTQPGANRPTTRSTTGPITAVRPAPALPAPSSRPVQFPRLPVPAFTNLTASLNPETQPSKKSNNRSNNWEW, from the coding sequence ATGGCTATATCCCCAACGGTAGTTGATTCGCGGCGGTCGGCAGTTCGACCCACTGACCCTGAGGTTGTCCTGAACGAAGTGGTCTTGCAACGGCTGACTCAGCAGGAGCGCGTCTTGGCGACTGGGGAACTCGCGTTGGAGTCCTACGATCCGCAACTCGTCGCCTTGCACTATAGTCGCCAGCCCTGGACGGTGTTGCGCCGTTGTGTTGCGGCTCTGTGGCCCATTCTGACGCTGGCCTTTAGCTTGTGGTGGGACAAAAGAACTGGAGCGGAGCTGCGCAACGAACGGCGTCGGGCTATCCAACTGCGCGAACTCCTGACCCGACTGGGACCGGCCTATATCAAGATTGGTCAGGCTCTCTCCACCCGGCCCGATTTGGTGACATCTACCTATCTGGAGGAACTCGCACAGCTTCAGGATCAGTTGCCTCCGTTTGCCAATGCCCTCGCTTTCCAGTTTATCCGGGAAGAACTGGGAGGATCGCCCCAAGATATTTACGCTGAAATTTCTGCCGATCCAATCGCGGCTGCCAGTCTCGGGCAAGTTTACAAGGGGAAGCTCAAGACTGGTGAAGTCGTGGCGATCAAAGTGCAGCGCCCTGACCTGGCGGGTCAAATCACGCTAGACATGTATATCCTGCGCGGTCTAGCCGGTTGGATTCAGCGTCGATTCTCCTTCATTAAAAGCGATTTGCAAAGCATTCTTGATGAGTTTGCTTATCGCATTTTCGAGGAGATGGACTACGAGCACGAGGGCGCTAATGCCGAGCGTTTCTCTCAGCTCTACGGGCATATTGAAGGCATTTATGTGCCTAAAATTTACTGGCAATACACAGCCCGTCGTGTCCTAACCATGGAGTGGATTGACGGCGTTAAACTCACACAATTGGATACGATTCGCAGCAAAGGACTAGACCCCAGAGAGATCATCGGGGTTGGTGTGCAGTGCTCCTTGCAACAGTTGCTAGAGCATGGTTTCTTCCACGCGGATCCTCATCCTGGCAACCTATTCGCCATGAACGATGGCAAGCTAGCTTACCTTGACTTTGGCATGATGAGCGAGGTCAAGCCGGAGCAGCGCTACAACTTAATCGAAGCGATTGTGCACATAGTCAATCGCGATTTTGAAGAGCTAGCCCAAGACTACGTCAAGCTCGATTTCTTGACTCCCGATGTAGACTTAAGGCCGATTGTGCCCGCCCTAGCTAGCGTGTTCAGTCAAGCGTTGGGCGCGAGTGTCTCTGAACTCAACATTAAGAGCATCACCGACGAACTCTCGCAGATGATGTATGACTACCCGTTCCGGGTACCGGCTTACTATGCGTTGATCATTCGTTCGTTGGTGACCTTAGAAGGCATTGCGATTAATGTCGATCCAGACTTCAAAGTTCTCAACGAAGCTTATCCCTATGTCGCCAAGCGCTTGCTCAGCGATCCGGCACCCCAATTGCGTTCTGCTTTGCGCGATGTCTTGTTTAAAGATGGTTCTTTTCGTTGGAATCGCTTAGAGAACCTGCTGCGCAACGCAACTAAGGGCAGCAAAGATTATGACTTGAGCAAAGCAGTGGATCAAGCGCTCGACTTTCTGATGTCAGAGAGAGGTGAATTTATTCGTGAGCGCCTGATTGACGAGATTGTCAAAGGCATTGACCCGGTGTACGTCATTCAGGGAACACCGAATCCAGCTAGCGAACATTTGCAGCGAATCTGGGCAATTTTGCAGCAAAACGGCAACTTTGATCCACTCAAAGTTTTACCCGTTGCAGGTCAAATTCTATTTAAGCCAGAAACTCAGCAATTGGGCCGTCGCGTCGTCTCTCGTCTAGCCCAGCGCACGCTAGCACGGCTGATCCGAGAGTTTCTCCTGCGTGAAGAAACGACCCAGCCTGGGGCCAATCGGCCAACAACTAGGTCAACAACTGGGCCAATAACCGCGGTAAGGCCTGCCCCTGCATTGCCTGCACCGTCCTCACGCCCAGTTCAGTTCCCTCGTCTACCGGTGCCTGCCTTCACCAACCTGACGGCTAGTCTGAACCCTGAAACCCAACCCAGCAAAAAATCCAACAACCGATCCAACAACTGGGAGTGGTAG
- the recN gene encoding DNA repair protein RecN codes for MLLTLHIENFALIDRLELTFGSGLNVLTGETGAGKSIILDAISAALGGRMSSKSVRTGSERALIEASFDLNSRLKDWLASQEIDSLDGELVCSREISERSSRSRINGILVNRQQMQELHNLLVEITAQGQTVQLLQGARVRDWLDDFGGAPLLKQRTKVAEAHAALVKAQQALEQRLTSERQRIQQLDILEYQVKELAQAHLKDPKELEDLEQERHRLSHSVELQQQSYTIYQALYQNEDSTTLACADLLGNAEATLSQLLSYDPGLGPILELVSSALAQVEEAGRLINAYGEDLETDPRRLEQVEQRVSELKVLCRKYGSTLAEVIEYEQRICAELSQLNDAGASLEALEEAVQQQQSTLTAACTKLTQLRKLAARNLEGRLIQELKPLAMDKVQFQVELTPVTPTAYGAERVQFLFSPNPGEPLQPLSETASGGEMSRFLLALKACFSQVDPVDTLIFDEIDVGVSGRVAQAIAEKLHQLGQHHQVLCVTHQPIVAAMADTHFRVDKRQIPEISPIKEKGEKGRKTKAVKTSERTVVRVGQLEPEQRREELAQLAGGTSAQEALALADALLSQSHHNRQATAKAQ; via the coding sequence ATGCTCCTGACGCTTCACATCGAGAATTTTGCGCTGATCGACCGGCTGGAGCTAACCTTTGGCTCGGGCTTGAACGTGTTGACCGGTGAGACTGGTGCTGGCAAATCGATCATTCTAGATGCCATCTCGGCAGCTTTGGGCGGACGCATGAGTAGCAAATCCGTCCGCACCGGATCTGAGCGGGCCTTGATTGAGGCTAGTTTTGATTTGAATAGCCGACTCAAGGATTGGCTCGCTAGCCAAGAGATCGACTCCCTAGACGGAGAGTTAGTTTGTTCGCGGGAAATTTCTGAGCGCAGTTCCCGCTCTCGGATCAACGGCATCTTGGTGAATCGCCAGCAAATGCAGGAGTTACACAACCTGCTGGTCGAAATCACGGCTCAGGGTCAGACAGTACAGTTGCTCCAAGGCGCTCGCGTCCGCGATTGGCTCGACGACTTTGGCGGTGCCCCACTGTTGAAGCAACGCACCAAAGTAGCCGAGGCCCACGCTGCCCTAGTCAAAGCTCAACAGGCTTTAGAACAACGCCTGACCAGCGAGCGTCAGCGTATTCAGCAGTTGGACATCCTGGAGTATCAGGTCAAAGAACTAGCCCAAGCGCACCTCAAAGACCCCAAAGAACTGGAAGATTTGGAGCAAGAGCGTCATCGCCTCAGCCACAGCGTCGAACTCCAGCAGCAGAGCTACACCATCTATCAGGCGCTCTACCAAAACGAGGACAGCACCACGCTGGCCTGTGCTGACCTCTTAGGCAATGCTGAAGCGACCCTCAGCCAGCTGCTGAGCTACGACCCGGGGCTAGGACCGATTCTGGAGCTAGTCAGCAGTGCTCTGGCTCAGGTAGAAGAAGCGGGGCGCTTGATCAATGCTTACGGCGAAGACTTGGAAACTGACCCTCGCCGTCTAGAGCAAGTGGAACAGCGGGTCAGCGAACTCAAGGTCCTGTGTCGCAAATATGGCTCCACTCTCGCGGAGGTAATCGAATACGAGCAGCGCATCTGTGCCGAGCTGTCCCAGCTCAACGATGCCGGTGCCTCTCTAGAAGCGCTAGAGGAAGCAGTACAGCAGCAGCAAAGTACCCTCACCGCCGCCTGTACTAAGCTCACGCAACTGCGCAAACTGGCAGCGCGTAATCTGGAAGGCCGTCTGATCCAGGAACTCAAGCCTCTAGCCATGGATAAGGTGCAATTCCAGGTGGAGCTGACGCCAGTTACGCCCACCGCCTATGGGGCTGAGCGCGTGCAATTTCTATTCAGTCCCAACCCCGGTGAACCTCTACAACCCTTGAGTGAAACCGCATCAGGTGGGGAAATGAGCCGTTTCTTGCTGGCGCTGAAAGCTTGTTTTTCTCAGGTAGATCCCGTAGACACCTTGATCTTCGATGAAATCGACGTGGGGGTTTCTGGGCGGGTGGCGCAAGCAATTGCTGAGAAACTGCACCAGCTCGGCCAGCACCATCAGGTGCTCTGCGTGACTCACCAGCCAATCGTGGCAGCGATGGCCGATACTCACTTCCGCGTCGATAAACGGCAGATCCCAGAAATTTCGCCTATTAAAGAAAAAGGTGAGAAAGGTCGCAAAACCAAAGCGGTTAAGACCTCTGAGCGCACGGTTGTTCGCGTAGGTCAGCTTGAGCCGGAGCAGCGACGCGAAGAACTAGCTCAGCTTGCTGGCGGAACTTCTGCTCAAGAAGCTTTGGCCTTGGCGGATGCGCTGCTGTCTCAGTCGCACCACAACCGTCAGGCAACAGCCAAGGCTCAGTAA
- a CDS encoding adenylate/guanylate cyclase domain-containing protein yields MPSPSASAESDDSNRSLSPLPPLSSEPNAISLEMPVAPSIGLLTALVEHKGYRGFSKRVEGLTLDRFKNLLDRFTTEFTYSLRAIDLTHNDNLEALLDQILEAFTLKIGQILQADRTTIFLLDPEREELWSKIAQGEGQKSLEIRLPMHTGIAGYVATTGECLNIPDVSLCDLFNPDIDRKTNYQTHTILCMPIHSSEGEVVAVVELLNKNGEQPFSHEDEERFREFSNSIGIILESCQRFYVAARNQRGVAALLKATTFLSQSLDLDRTLKAVMDEARELMQADRSTLFLLDREHNELWSKVAQGKNGALLEIRIPANKGIAGFVASTGRTLNIPDAYADPRFDPSTDRKSGYRTRNMLCMPVFNSMGDLIGVTQLINKHQGSFTSSDEEFMRAFNIQAGVALENAQLFESVLDQNQRITEQNRRITEQNLQISREKRYQEDVLRSLSNAVISTDLEGRIVTINEAAYKLLNLTEAQSIEGCFVWDIVPLDELEHNLHESLRNQSKLDFPGQDLRLMGPDGKQGELSVNLSVNPLSDPEGGVCGGLVVMENISQEKRMKSMLYRYVTKDVAERVLATADDSLMEGERRDVTILFSDIRGYTALTEDLGASEVVSLLNSYFDKMVEAVLKYEGTLDKFIGDALMAVFGAPMTLADHAHRATQSALEMRELLKEFNRARIADNLTPVRVGIGISSGEVVSGNIGSRKRMDYTVIGDGVNVSSRLEDATKQYKCDIILSQHTYALCKDHIRARELDTIRVRNRNEPITLYELIGSHGEQLDSELSRFLEVYERGRQAYDCREFRIAINHFRDAFTMRPNDRATLLHIERCQSLIRNPPGPAWDGVWNIVEK; encoded by the coding sequence ATGCCGAGCCCCTCTGCCTCCGCTGAGTCCGACGATTCTAACCGTAGCCTGAGCCCACTACCGCCGCTTTCCTCCGAACCCAATGCCATCAGCCTAGAGATGCCGGTTGCACCCTCGATTGGCTTACTGACAGCTCTGGTTGAGCATAAGGGCTATCGGGGTTTTTCGAAGCGAGTCGAGGGCTTAACGCTAGATCGTTTTAAAAACTTGTTGGATCGCTTCACCACGGAATTTACCTATTCCTTAAGAGCGATTGATTTAACTCATAACGACAATTTAGAAGCGCTGCTCGACCAGATTCTTGAGGCTTTTACCCTCAAGATTGGTCAAATTCTTCAGGCAGATCGCACCACTATTTTTCTGCTAGATCCAGAACGCGAGGAACTCTGGTCCAAAATTGCGCAAGGGGAGGGCCAGAAGTCTCTCGAGATCCGGCTGCCCATGCACACGGGTATTGCGGGCTATGTAGCTACCACTGGCGAGTGCTTGAACATCCCGGATGTCTCGCTCTGCGATTTGTTCAACCCAGACATTGACCGCAAAACTAACTACCAAACCCATACGATCCTGTGCATGCCAATTCACAGCTCCGAGGGCGAGGTGGTTGCCGTTGTGGAGTTGCTGAACAAGAACGGCGAGCAGCCCTTTAGCCATGAAGATGAGGAGCGCTTCCGTGAGTTCTCCAACTCAATCGGCATCATCCTGGAAAGCTGTCAGCGTTTCTATGTCGCTGCTCGCAACCAACGGGGAGTTGCTGCTCTACTCAAGGCGACGACATTTCTTTCCCAAAGTTTGGACCTCGACCGCACACTCAAGGCGGTGATGGACGAGGCTCGCGAACTGATGCAGGCTGACCGCAGTACCTTGTTTTTACTGGACCGCGAACATAATGAGCTGTGGTCTAAGGTGGCTCAAGGCAAAAACGGCGCACTTCTGGAGATCCGCATTCCAGCCAACAAAGGCATCGCTGGTTTTGTCGCCTCCACGGGCCGCACCCTGAACATCCCCGATGCCTATGCCGATCCCCGCTTTGATCCTTCTACCGATCGCAAAAGCGGTTATCGCACTCGCAACATGCTGTGCATGCCGGTGTTTAACTCAATGGGAGATTTGATTGGCGTCACCCAGCTGATCAACAAGCACCAGGGCAGCTTCACCAGCTCCGATGAAGAATTCATGCGGGCTTTCAATATCCAGGCTGGGGTCGCTCTGGAGAATGCCCAGCTGTTCGAGAGTGTGCTGGATCAAAACCAGCGCATCACCGAGCAAAACCGCCGCATCACCGAGCAGAACCTGCAAATCTCGCGGGAAAAGCGTTACCAGGAAGACGTACTGCGCAGCTTGTCCAATGCCGTGATTTCCACCGATCTGGAAGGGCGGATCGTCACGATTAACGAAGCGGCTTACAAACTGCTCAACCTGACAGAGGCCCAGAGCATTGAAGGCTGCTTTGTCTGGGACATTGTGCCGCTTGACGAGCTAGAACACAATCTGCACGAGAGCCTCCGTAACCAGAGCAAGCTAGACTTCCCCGGTCAAGATTTAAGGCTGATGGGGCCAGATGGCAAGCAGGGCGAACTGAGTGTGAACCTCTCGGTCAATCCACTTTCTGACCCTGAAGGCGGTGTTTGTGGCGGCTTGGTAGTGATGGAAAACATCAGCCAAGAAAAACGCATGAAATCCATGCTCTATCGCTACGTGACCAAAGACGTTGCTGAGCGGGTTCTGGCGACTGCTGACGACTCCCTGATGGAAGGCGAACGGCGGGATGTAACTATCCTGTTTTCCGACATCCGCGGCTACACCGCCCTGACCGAGGATCTGGGCGCTAGCGAGGTCGTTTCGCTGCTCAATAGCTATTTTGACAAGATGGTCGAGGCCGTACTCAAGTACGAAGGCACCCTCGACAAGTTCATTGGGGACGCGCTCATGGCAGTCTTCGGTGCGCCGATGACTCTTGCCGACCATGCTCACCGCGCTACTCAGTCAGCCTTAGAAATGCGCGAACTGCTCAAGGAGTTCAATCGGGCTAGAATTGCCGATAACCTAACCCCAGTACGGGTGGGCATTGGTATCAGCTCCGGCGAGGTTGTCTCGGGCAACATCGGCTCCCGTAAGCGTATGGACTACACCGTGATCGGCGATGGTGTAAATGTCAGCTCTCGGCTAGAGGATGCCACCAAGCAGTACAAGTGCGACATCATCCTCAGCCAGCACACCTATGCCTTGTGCAAGGATCACATCCGAGCGCGCGAGCTAGATACGATTCGAGTGCGTAACCGTAATGAGCCGATTACCCTATACGAGTTAATCGGCTCTCACGGTGAACAATTAGACTCAGAACTCAGCCGGTTTCTAGAGGTGTATGAGAGGGGGCGGCAAGCTTACGACTGTCGAGAGTTCCGGATTGCGATCAATCACTTTCGTGACGCCTTCACGATGCGCCCTAATGACCGAGCTACCCTGCTACACATTGAGCGTTGTCAAAGTTTGATCCGCAATCCCCCGGGCCCAGCTTGGGACGGAGTTTGGAACATCGTCGAAAAATAG
- the rnc gene encoding ribonuclease III, translating into MASFNELPYPRRQRQLVRLVQRLGLPKNAAVNWQLLDLALTHPTANPHHNNDRLEFLGDSVLLLVASQFLYERYPKAKVGTLTELCSVLVSNLRLADLAQGYELGDDLEAADYYRHNTSELADAFEAMLAALYLSTGDLSLIQPWLLPQLEAQAEALLADPTPTNYKAALQEWTQKHHQRLPEYRLTSELGPPSPHYVTEVWFDGHCIGQGEGRSKKSAEQAAARVAFHSLNPKLTTQLSLGTDVTSEPTST; encoded by the coding sequence ATGGCTTCCTTCAACGAACTCCCTTATCCCAGGCGCCAACGTCAGCTTGTGCGCCTGGTTCAACGCCTCGGCTTACCGAAGAATGCAGCCGTAAACTGGCAGCTTCTAGATCTGGCGCTCACCCACCCCACTGCCAACCCACACCACAACAATGACCGGTTGGAATTTCTAGGGGATTCGGTGTTGCTGCTGGTGGCCTCGCAGTTTCTGTATGAGCGCTATCCCAAGGCCAAGGTGGGGACGTTGACTGAGTTGTGCTCGGTCCTGGTTAGTAACCTGCGGCTGGCAGACTTGGCTCAGGGCTATGAGCTGGGCGACGATCTCGAAGCTGCCGACTACTACCGGCACAACACTTCAGAGCTAGCCGATGCCTTCGAAGCGATGCTGGCTGCGCTCTATCTCAGCACTGGTGACCTCAGCCTCATTCAGCCCTGGTTACTGCCTCAGCTAGAAGCACAGGCTGAAGCTCTGCTAGCGGACCCAACTCCAACCAACTACAAGGCAGCCCTGCAAGAGTGGACCCAAAAACATCATCAGCGCTTACCGGAGTATCGGCTGACCTCTGAACTCGGCCCTCCCTCCCCACATTACGTGACAGAGGTTTGGTTTGATGGCCATTGTATTGGCCAAGGCGAAGGACGTTCCAAAAAATCGGCAGAACAGGCTGCAGCTCGCGTCGCCTTCCATAGCCTAAATCCTAAGTTAACAACCCAGCTTAGTTTAGGTACAGATGTTACTAGTGAACCTACTAGCACTTAA